One Thermodesulfobacteriota bacterium genomic window, CATAAACCTCTTCACCGCGCTCGTTGGCACCAAGGTGGCCTTCGACATACAGAACCTGAAGCTCAAGGTGAAGAGTCTTAGTATTTAACGCATCACGCATCACGCACACGTATAACGGTACTTAAATGGATATCTGGGGAGATACTAATATAGACTTTCTAGGCAAGAGGCGGGTGGCGCTGGTCGTCTCCAGCGTGCTCGTGCTCGTGGGGCTGGTGGCCGCCCTGGCCATACCGCTCGGCAAGGCCAACCTGGGCACGGACTTCGCCGGAGGCGTGGCCGTGCAGTTCAGGTTCGAAAAGCCGTTCGCGATGGAAAAGGTAAGGGGGCTCCTTTCCGACGGCGGGTTCGGCGACGCGGACCTCCAGGAGTTCGCGGGAACGAACAAGCTGCTCGTGAGGGTCAAGAGGGAGGCGGGAGGGGAGAAGGGGGAGCTGCAGGCCATTACCGCTTCGGTGGGCAAGGTATTCTCAAGCGAGATGCCGGATAACCCCTACACGATAGACCTGACCACCGAGGTGGGCCCCACCGTGGGCAAGCGCCTTCAGAAGGACGCGCTCTGGGCCATCACTATAGCGCTCTTCGGCATACTCCTATACGTCGCCTGGAGGTTCGAGTTCCGCTTCGGCGTGGCCGCGGTTACGGCCACCTTCCACGACGTGGTCGCGGTCCTTGGCATACTCTTCCTCATCGATAAGGAGATCAACCTCCTTATCGTAACCGGGCTCCTTACCATCGCCGGGTACTCGCTTACCGACACGGTGGTAGTCTTCGACAGGATACGGGAGAACCTCCGGAAGAGGAGCAGGGATACGCTCGTCCCGCTCATCAATAAGAGCATAAACGAGGTGCTGAGGAGGACCATCGTCACCTCGGGCACCACGCTGCTCGTCCTGCTGGCGCTCTTCACCCGCGGCGGCGAGGTCATACACGACTTCTCGCTGACGCTCATGCTCGGCGTAATTGTCGGCACGTACTCCTCCATATTCGTAGCGAGTCCGGTCCTGTTGCTCTGGAAGGGCAAGAAGGGCAAGCTCATAACGCGAAGCGAGTAGGCAACACGGTTCCGGGCCGGGATATCCCTTCTATCTTTCCAACGGTCAATCTCATAAGCTGCCCACTGCAACTTCCACCCCATAAGCCACTAACGGTCGTCATGAAGTTGAAACACCCCTTC contains:
- the secF gene encoding protein translocase subunit SecF translates to MDIWGDTNIDFLGKRRVALVVSSVLVLVGLVAALAIPLGKANLGTDFAGGVAVQFRFEKPFAMEKVRGLLSDGGFGDADLQEFAGTNKLLVRVKREAGGEKGELQAITASVGKVFSSEMPDNPYTIDLTTEVGPTVGKRLQKDALWAITIALFGILLYVAWRFEFRFGVAAVTATFHDVVAVLGILFLIDKEINLLIVTGLLTIAGYSLTDTVVVFDRIRENLRKRSRDTLVPLINKSINEVLRRTIVTSGTTLLVLLALFTRGGEVIHDFSLTLMLGVIVGTYSSIFVASPVLLLWKGKKGKLITRSE